A genomic region of Saimiri boliviensis isolate mSaiBol1 chromosome 20, mSaiBol1.pri, whole genome shotgun sequence contains the following coding sequences:
- the CPLX2 gene encoding complexin-2: protein MDFVMKQALGGATKDMGKMLGGEEEKDPDAQKKEEERQEALRQQEEERKAKHARMEAEREKVRQQIRDKYGLKKKEEKEAEEKAALEQPCEGSLTRPKKAIPAGCGDEEEEEEESILDTVLKYLPGPLQDMFKK, encoded by the exons ATGGACTTCGTCATGAAGCAGGCCCTTGGAG GGGCCACCAAGGACATGGGGAAGATGctggggggagaggaggagaaggaccCCGACGcgcagaagaaggaggaggagcgaCAGGAGGCACTGcggcagcaggaggaggagcgcAAGGCCAAGCACGCGCGCATGGAGGCCGAGCGGGAGAAGGTCCGGCAGCAGATCCGAGACAAG taTGGgctgaagaagaaggaggagaaggaggcggAGGAAAAAGCGGCCCTGGAGCAGCCCTGCGAGGGGAGCCTGACCCGGCCCAAGAAGGCCATCCCTGCCGGCTGCggggacgaggaggaggaggaagaggagagcatCCTGGACACGGTGCTCAAATACCTGCCCGGGCCGCTGCAGGACATGTTCAAGAAGTAA